The window GGGCATTCACCCGGCGGGGTCTCATTCTACTGTGCCCAGGCGGGCGTGGTGTTTACGGGCGATGCCCTGTTTCCGGGCAGTATTGGGCGGACGGATTTCCCGGGCTCGAACGGTCGGCAACTGCTTGCCAACATTCGCCGCAACCTCCTGACCCTGCCGGATGAAACCGTTGTTTACGCCGGACACGGGCCCCCGACCACCATCGGGATTGAACGAAAGTCGAACCCCTTCCTGGCCGAATGATTGGTTGGGCGCTTCCAGCGCGGCGCAGCGGTCCGCGCTGTTTTCGTCGGGATGGTGCCGCACGTCCGTGGCCGAATCCCGCCGGAAAACGCGTTGAAATCTGCGGCGCTGCGGGCATAGAATTGAGTGAAGGCACCGCGAAGAGGGGCCACCGCCTGAGGGTGGTGGAGCCAGCCAGATACTTCTCAAAGTTGTCATAACGCAGGTGCCGCACTCGATGCCCGGAGTATCAGCGCCGGGTGGTCGGCGACGTGCGGCTCGATACGTCAGACCGCCGGGAAGGAGGCTCTCGGAGGACCGGCCATGCCAGGCCATGAGGGCAAGATCGAGACCCGATGCCCCGCCTGCGGCGCGAGGTACCGCGTGCCTGCCTCCGGCATCGGCCACCGGGCCCGCTGTGCCAAGTGCGGCACCTCATTTCGCGTGGCCCAGCTCGCCCCCAGACGCAGGCCTGGCGATCTTCACCATCCGCCCACGGAAGATGACATTCTTCGTTGGCTCAACGAAGGTTCAGACGACGAGTTCCTGGCTCCCCGGCCTCGGATCATCAGTGGCAGTGACCCGAGTCATCCCGAGTCTCACGAAGAGACGCCTGTCGAACGTCCACGCTCAGTGCCGACGGAGCCGCGCGTTCCTCTGTCGGGCGATGTCGGCAATGTCATTGACTCCGCGCCGACTGGCGGCGGTTCACTTCGCAAGACAGGTTGACAACTCCAGGGGACGCCTCGGCCGATTCTTGTCACCATTCTGGCACGAGCTGCTGATGGCAACTGAAGCGATTGGCATCCTGTCCGCATTGCCTGTCGGAAATTCGCCGTCCTGACAGCGGGGCATCGTCTGTGTGGCGAATAACCGTCGACAGAGCTCCTCGTCCAACCGCACAAGGGGCCGTCGGATCGGTTGCCGGCAATCCGTACGCGTTTCTTGCTCCGATTGTCACGCAAGTTCGTTGCTGAAGGCCGTTCAAACCACCGATAATGGTGATGTTCGCCGGGGGTGGGATCAAGGGGCGAGAGCACAATCGTGGATCAGTAGTGTGTCATGGTTGCCGGCCGGCGGCCGTCGCGTCGCAGGCAGGCAGGATTGGCCAGGGAGGACGTTTCTATGATGGTCACGCGTCGCTGGATCTATCTCGGTCTCACGTTCATGGTGGCGGGGATCTTCGGCTGTCCAAAGCCGCCGGTGGAGATCAAACCGGAGCCGCCTGATTATTGGAAGAAATTGCCTCCAGGCGAGATGGCCTTGGTTAAAATTACTGATCCGGCACAGTACCCGGACTTCAGCGAGGCCTACTACCACCAGACCAATCTCGAGTACGCGGCGGCCAACAGCCTGGAGTACTTAAGCAAGGAGTCGTCGAAGAGGTACTTCCCATACCTGGATATCACACATGATCGGGCGATCCGCAGCGTCCAGACGCTCATGGATACGCTCCGGGAGGCCAAGTCGCCCGAAGAACTCGACCGTCTGATCAAGGAGCGGTTCGACATCTACGTATCGCGTGGATGCGACGACAAGGGTACGGTACTTTTTACCAGCTACTATCGCCCGATCTTCGACGCTCGCCTGAAGCCCGACGCGGAGTTCAAGTACCCCTTGTACAAGAGGCCACCCGACCTTGAGTTGAATGAGGCCACGATGACCTATCAACGCAAGGGCGGCGGTCCGTACCTGACCCGCCCGGAGATCGAGCACGGCGCACTGGCTGGTCAGGGGTTGGAACTGTGTTACCTGCGAGACCGTTTCGAGGCGTACATCGTCACCGTACAGGGATCCGGGAAACTCCGCCTCGAGGACGGCTCGTTCCTGGAAATCGGCTACGCCGGCGACAACGGCCATGAATACACCTCCGTCGGCCAGCGACTGGTCGATCGGGGCATGATCCCGCCGAAGGAGTTGTCTCTGCAGGGTCTCATCCGGTATTTCAAGGAGCATCCGGAGGAGCTGGATTCAAGCTTGGCGGTCAACAAACGGTACGTGTTCTTTACCCCGCGCCAGGGCGGCCCCTTTGGCAGCCTGAACGTGCCGGTTTCGCCGTATCGTTCGCTTGCCACCGACAAGCAGGTCTATCCGCGGGCCTGCCCGGCGTATATTCAGACGGTTCTCCCGGCCCGCCTCAACGGCGTGGGCGAGATTGCCGACCACCGCTACAAGGCCTTCGCGTTTGACCAGGACACCGGCGGTGCGATCCGGGCGGCCGGTCGCGGCGACCTGTTCATCGGCACCGGCCCCGAGATCGGCGAACTCGCCGGACGTACTTTCTCTGAAGGCAAACTCTACTACATCGCAGTGAAGGAATAACGGTCAAACCCCCGCGCGTCACCGTGCGGACAACACCACCCAAACGGCCGGGTCCAGCATGCTGGTCCGGCCGTTTTCTTCTGTACGTTACCCGCTGACGCTGTATCGCGGGGAACCGCCGAGAGGAGACTGTACGGGTACCACCGCATCGGCAACCGGCAGAACGTGACGATCGGGGACTATACAACCCCGACCTTGCGCTACTGTGCCGATGACCTGAACCGCTGCAACCAGACCAACACCCGCAACCCGCAGACCTGCCCGGTAACCTCGACGAGCGAGTCGTTCATCTGCGATGAGGTCGGCAACCACAAGACCGACGGCCTCTTCAAGTGTACCTGGGACGC of the Phycisphaerae bacterium genome contains:
- a CDS encoding zinc-ribbon domain-containing protein, with amino-acid sequence MPGHEGKIETRCPACGARYRVPASGIGHRARCAKCGTSFRVAQLAPRRRPGDLHHPPTEDDILRWLNEGSDDEFLAPRPRIISGSDPSHPESHEETPVERPRSVPTEPRVPLSGDVGNVIDSAPTGGGSLRKTG
- a CDS encoding MltA domain-containing protein, whose translation is MMVTRRWIYLGLTFMVAGIFGCPKPPVEIKPEPPDYWKKLPPGEMALVKITDPAQYPDFSEAYYHQTNLEYAAANSLEYLSKESSKRYFPYLDITHDRAIRSVQTLMDTLREAKSPEELDRLIKERFDIYVSRGCDDKGTVLFTSYYRPIFDARLKPDAEFKYPLYKRPPDLELNEATMTYQRKGGGPYLTRPEIEHGALAGQGLELCYLRDRFEAYIVTVQGSGKLRLEDGSFLEIGYAGDNGHEYTSVGQRLVDRGMIPPKELSLQGLIRYFKEHPEELDSSLAVNKRYVFFTPRQGGPFGSLNVPVSPYRSLATDKQVYPRACPAYIQTVLPARLNGVGEIADHRYKAFAFDQDTGGAIRAAGRGDLFIGTGPEIGELAGRTFSEGKLYYIAVKE